The following is a genomic window from Lysinibacillus sp. JNUCC-52.
ATACCTTTCTCCCAAGCTAACAACTGGATATTTTGAATGAAAATACTCGCTGCTGCATAATCTTCTAAACGCTCTTTTTGGCGGGCATCCTCTGGCACAATGACAAAGGCAAATCCACCTGGTAGTGTAAATTTCGTCATTTGCTTGACTAAATCTTCACTCGAAAGATCCTGCCATTTTGGAATAGCTAAATCACGTAATAAATGTTGCACTGCAACTAAATCTTCATCGCAAGCTATAACTAAACGCCAAGGCTCACGATTCCCGTGGTTCGGTGCCCAAATAGCATCATCTATAATGCTCATTAACTCCTCACGATTTACCGTCTTCCCATTAAATTTCTTTATAGAACGGCGATTTATAATTGCTTCTCTTACTGATAAAATTTGTTCGCTCATTTTCTATTATCTCCTTCAATTAAAATTAGAATATAGATTCTTCGTCAGTACTATCTCCAACATTATCATAAAATGATAAGCTTTAAAACCGCCAACTCTCTAAGCAAAACTATCATCTATATGGTAAAAGTAATAGGTCATATTTGGGGTATACGCCGTAGAATCCTGATAAAAATAAGGTCTGTTAATACTATCGGAAGTATGTGCATTCACATATGGAATTCCATTTTGTATACTCGTGACAATAACAGAATGATCGATTCTTCCATCTCCTTGAAAATCGTAAAAGATAATATCCCCAAGTTCTAATTCCTCTGCTGATTGTACACGTTTAGCCTTCAAGCCAGTTGTAGAGCCCTCTAAATACCATCTTAGAGAATGTGAGACAGACCAGCTAAAGCTCCAGTTTCCTTGCTGAATCCACCAACCCTTTTCTCTATTTGGCGCTCCTCGCATCGGAGCCCCTCCAGCAAGTAAGCATTGTGAAATATAATTCGTACAATCAACATCAAAGTTCGGAAATGCTGGATTGCGTCTGTTCCACCACAAATTTGCATATTGAACAGCTGCCTGTCTGTTATACATTTTAGCCACGTTTCCCCTCCTTATGTCCATCATATGACTACATCGTTCGTTCTATTAATTAGGTCCTTCATCGTATTCTTAATGAAAACAGTCATATCAGGCGCTATCTTTTCCAATTTCAAGATAGTTTTTGCTACAATAAGATTAAACAAATGGGCATTTTTTTATTTTACGAACAGAAGGGATGTTGAATGTGAAGCAGCATGCTGAGAAAGAAATCTTACAGCCTACTCTTTTATGCGATAAAAAAGGGAATTTAAATCCAGCTGCTATTGGATTTGCACGAAAACCTCTCATAAATAGCAATTTAAGTGGTCATATCATGCGTAAAAAGAAATGGAATTATTGGTGTGTCTATGGCGATGAGATCTTATTCTCCGCAACGATTAGTCATCTCGATTACGCAGCGGTCTGCTTCGTGTATTTCCTTGAATATGAAACTCAGCGCTATTTTGAAAAAACAATAACAGTTCCGCTTGGTGGCAAGCTTAAAATGCCGACACACGTACTTGAATCCGTATCTTTCAGTAATAGTGAAATGTCGATTGATATGACCTATATTCAAAACGAAACGCATTTATCCGTTTCAATCCCTACATTTGATGGCGATGCCTTACGTGCGAATTTAATCATTCAACATCCACCTGCA
Proteins encoded in this region:
- a CDS encoding nitroreductase family protein — encoded protein: MSEQILSVREAIINRRSIKKFNGKTVNREELMSIIDDAIWAPNHGNREPWRLVIACDEDLVAVQHLLRDLAIPKWQDLSSEDLVKQMTKFTLPGGFAFVIVPEDARQKERLEDYAAASIFIQNIQLLAWEKGIGSCWKTPGFLDNPKFREALKVQPGERVIAMLQVGYFDEVPKGKERKKSAQFVTNFGE
- a CDS encoding amidase domain-containing protein, encoding MAKMYNRQAAVQYANLWWNRRNPAFPNFDVDCTNYISQCLLAGGAPMRGAPNREKGWWIQQGNWSFSWSVSHSLRWYLEGSTTGLKAKRVQSAEELELGDIIFYDFQGDGRIDHSVIVTSIQNGIPYVNAHTSDSINRPYFYQDSTAYTPNMTYYFYHIDDSFA